In Nerophis ophidion isolate RoL-2023_Sa linkage group LG02, RoL_Noph_v1.0, whole genome shotgun sequence, one DNA window encodes the following:
- the LOC133547079 gene encoding zinc finger protein 33A-like codes for MCKVEMLRVLVKQRLTAAVEEIFVVLERTIAEYEEELSRRKEENERQRQLLDALFDKHQQTDIQHIKEEEDEEKIEGLEEADNSKFPVMGIVMKSEDDEEKRGAEPPSSSATQHTTTEGDGDHFGGSQADKLLAPLSESDNMTSHSADTDDEEAKAEETCHAGNTRLKCAHCDKTFNDSSNLKRHLRSHTGEKPFVCTVCGKTFLQKINLTAHTRTHTGEKPYSCSVCDTHFRHHSALTRHMRRHTGEKPFTCSVCGKAFLLKASLTEHTRTHTGEKPFKCLFCGKNFSQKTHLRTHTRTHTGEKPFACSVCGQRFSVKAGLTSHMRTHPGKS; via the exons atgtgcaaaGTAGAAATGCTGAGAGTGTTGGTGaagcagcgactaactgctgctgtggaagaaatatttgtagtgttagaaagaaccatagcagaatacgaggaggaactttctagaagaaaagaggagaacgagcgacaacgtcaactactggacgctcttTTTGACAAACATCAACAAACAG ATATTCAGCACATCAAAGAGGAGGAGGACGAAGAGAAGATTGAAGGCCTGGAGGAGGCGGATAACAGCAAGTTCCCAGTGATGGGCATCGTtatgaagagtgaagatgatgaggagaagagaggggcggagcctccaagcagcagcgcCACTCAGCACACGACAACAGAAGGTGATGGAGACCACtttggaggatcacaagcagacaagctcttagctccactttCAGAGAGCGACAACATGACCTCTCACTCTGCTGACACTGACGATGAGGAGGCTAAAGCTGAGGAGACGTGTCACGCTGGCAACACACGCCTTAAATGCGCTCACTGCGACAAAACTTTTAACGACAGCAGTAACCTGAAACGACACCTAAGAAgccacactggagagaaaccgttcGTCTGCACAGTTTGCGGcaaaacatttttgcagaagATAAATTTGACAGCACACACAAGgacgcacaccggagaaaaaccatactcctgttcgGTGTGCGACACACATTTCCGTCACCATTCAGCGCTGACCCGACACATGAGACGACACACCGGTGAGAAACCCTTTACCTGCTCCGTGTGCGGCAAAGCCTTCCTTCTGAAGGCGTCCTTGACGGAACACACCAGGACACACACTGGCGAGAAACCTTTCAAGTGCTTATTTTGTGGGAAAAACTTCTCTCAAAAGACACATCTGCGAACTCACACCAGAacgcacactggagagaaaccttttgccTGCTCAGTCTGCGGTCAACGCTTCTCTGTTAAAGCAGGTTTGAcgtcacacatgagaacacaccctGGAAAGAGCTGA
- the LOC133547066 gene encoding zinc finger protein 674-like: MCKVEMLRVLVKQRLTAAVEEIFVVLERTIAEYEEELSRRKEENERQRQLLDALFNKHGEERHAAEMATMTAGFHVQPFMYHPESEEQATSQPGLEIKHLKDVQHIKDEGGEHLEGLEAFPEVGVPVKSEEDEVRGESEERREVEPPSSSSSQHLMTEADAGGSQADFAPLSDSEDMTPRSLETDDEDSKAAATCHADDTHWKHFSCTVCEKTFYDRSNLKRHMRSHTGEKPFVCTVCGKTFAYKGNLTTHTRTHTGEKPFSCAMCDTHFSDRSVLIRHMRRHSGEKPFTCSVCGKAFPVKGSLTAHARTHSGEKPFTCSICGKKFSQKSHLRTHARTHGGGETYSCSVCHASFELHSALFWHMTTHDAH, encoded by the exons atgtgcaaaGTAGAAATGCTGAGAGTGTTGGTGaagcagcgactaactgctgctgtggaagaaatatttgtagtgttagaaagaaccatagcagaatacgaggaggaactttctagaagaaaagaggagaacgagcgacaacgtcaactactggacgctcttTTCAACAAACATGGAGAAGAACGACATGCAGCAG AAATGGCGACGATGACAGCAGGTTTTCATGTCCAGCCCTTCATGTACCATCCAGAGTCTGAGGAACAAGCAACTTCTCAACCAGGCCTGGAAATCAAGCATCTCAAAG ATGTCCAGCACATTAAAGATGAAgggggagagcatcttgaaggactggaggcgTTCCCTGAGGtcggtgtccctgtgaagagtgaagaagaTGAGGTCagaggtgaaagtgaggagaggagagaggtggagcctccaagcagcagctcaagtCAACACTTGATGACAGAAGCTGATGCTGGAGGGTCACAAGCGgactttgctccactgtcagatagtgaggacatgACGCCACGCTCCCTTGAAACTGACGACGAAGACTCGAAAGCTGCTGCGACTTGTCACGCTGACGACACACACTGGAAACATTTTTCCTGCACTGTGTGTGAAAAAACGTTTTACGATAGAAGCaacctgaaaagacacatgagaagtcACACTGGGGAAAAACCGTTTGTCTGCACCGTTTGTGGCAAAACGTTTGCGTACAAGGGAAACCTGACAACGCACACACGGACGCACACaggagagaaacctttttcctgtGCAATGTGCGACACACATTTCAGTGACCGTTCGGTACTGATCCGGCACATGAGAAGACACAGCGGTGAGAAACCCTTCACCTGCTCCGTGTGCGGCAAAGCTTTCCCGGTGAAGGGCTCGTTGACGGCGCACGCCAGAACACACAGCGGAGAGAAACCCTTCACGTGCTCAATTTGCGGCAAAAAATTCTCTCAAAAGTCACACTTGAGAACACACGCAAGAACGCACGGCGGGGGGGAAACGTATTCCTGCTCAGTCTGCCACGCAAGTTTTGAACTCCATTCCGCTTTGTTTTGGCACATGACGACTCACGATGCACATTGA